The following is a genomic window from Motacilla alba alba isolate MOTALB_02 chromosome 24, Motacilla_alba_V1.0_pri, whole genome shotgun sequence.
TGGGAAAGGACAGGTAGGATGTTCACTCTGCAGTCTAATGGGGTCTGCAGCGAATGGCGAGGCTGATCCATCCTTGCAGCTGCCACGTCCAGGCATCCCAATGAAGCTGCCCTGGGGGGGGAATGAGGGCAGGGGCACCCACCTTCCTCCCCAGGGTCAGAGTGGAGGAGCTCCCCAAACAcccaggtgcccccagctgccagcagctccagcctctgctggggaATGTGAAAGCACAGGCAGGGTAAATGGGCCGGGACAGCAGGGCTtggcttcccctccctgcaAAGGGCCTCCCTCCCACATCCGCCCCACGCCGTCACTGCCTGGGTGTCAGAGAGCCCAGCCCTCACCAGCACCCAgatctgttttcctctctggtTTCCTGACTAAATACAGACAGGTTCATGTTTGCCACCCACACTTATGAGTTAAATTTACCTAACAAGTCATTTTTCCACCCCAGAATCCCCCCTGTATCTCTCCTTCCCCAGGTCTCGTTCCCCTGGTGTGGGTGGTGGTGGCCAACAACTGACACTGCCTTCATCTCCCCATCACCCTCAACCCTTCCAATGCCTGGTGGTTCCTCCTCAATGCCCTGTAAGAAATGAGCTCCAGGTGAGCCCTGGTTCCATCCCCCAGGAATGTGGGGAGTCTCCAGGACCCTCATGCCCATCCAGCTCCCTGAAAGGCTATTCCTGGACTGGAGATTTCCCCATCTCTTCCCTGCCTAGGGGACAATGCCTGGGCCTCTGATGTGGACAGTGAACCCTCCACCTGTTgctgcagtgtcactgtggCTAAGCTGGTGTCCCCGCACAGTGTGGAGATGATCCAGGAGGTGTCCCACACCCCGTGGGACACCAGGAGGTGGGACCCAGGGGGTCCAGCCCCAGTACTGAACGTGTCCCCCCCTCTCCCATCTGAGTCCTCAccctggaaaacagcaaagcCCCCCTGACCTCAgatctccagagcagctggccCTGGCACTCACACGGGAGCATATCCAGGGTGAGCCCAGGGTGGACCAGAGCACGAAGCTGGGTCAGCATCTCCCTCACTGTTGACCCTGAAGTGGAGTGGTGGCCATGACACCCCCACTGTACACAGTACCACGCTCCAACTGTGGGTACCCAACCTGCAGGAGTTGACCCAGGTGGGTCCTCacctctgccccagcagggagAATTGCAGAACCCCAGagtagtttgggttggaagggaccttaaagatcatcttgttccaaatccctgccatgggcagggaccccttccactagttcaggttgctccaagcacTGGCCTTTGAAGGCCTGGCCTTGGCAGATGGCCATGCTCACTTAACTCAATGTGTTCCTGGAGAGGGCAGTCCATGCCCAGTGCCCATCACCCCAGTTTCAGCGCTGCTGCACCTGCCCCCAAAACacaccccagtgtcccccatCTACTTGCAAGCTGACTGGGACAACAACCCCACACCTCCATGCCTGGAGGGAAGTATTTCCCTTAGGGAAAAGTCCCATGTCCTCTGACCCCCAAAAATATCCCCCCACCTCATTTAACTTCAACACCCCATGCCAGGGCTAGTCAAGACTCCCCTCATCAATGCCCCCGTGACCCAGGTGAATCCACCTCCTTGCCTGGCACACTGCTGTTTGCTTCCTCACCCCTAGGGACCTTCAAGTCTCCTGGGAATGACGGCCGAAGGTCAGGAGATCCCTCCACACTCACCAGCACCTGTCAGGCTTTTGGGGACCCCATGCCCACAGCACCACTGTGTCCCACAGGTCTTTGAAGAGCTCCTGTTGGACACTGAACCTTCCCTCCATGCCACCAGCTGGCTGTGGCTTCCTCAGGTATTTCCACATCTACTCACCCACCACATTCACTAAAACAACAGACCAGGGCACAGTAGCACAAAACCATGTGAAATGGGGGGGGGCTCCCTCATGGCTTTAACCCCTCGCCATAAACACCTCCCTATCCCCTAGGATTTCCCAAGCCAGGCCATGTGTGagccctgggaggcaccttgggggtgcaggagcaggcaggatcCTCCTGCAGGGCCCCCAGCCCACCCTCAAACACGGTGCTAAGAGCCAGAACaacctgggcagcctgtgcctgaaaATGCAAGGAATTCCCTGAGAGACACTGAgctcctccccaccccctgccactacctctgctgcctctctctccACCAAGCAGGGGACACCAGTTGGCCCCTTGGTGGCCaaatcccaaagggaaaagcCCAAGGCCGAGTGGTAGTGAGCCCCACAGGGACCCACAGGCTACCAGCAGTCATGGGCCCCGCACCACTCCTCCCACCCGGACCCATTTCCCATTAGTCCCcgctctggcactgctgccaccaccccaaaaatcaacTCCCCATCGAAggacaggaccagaggaaaGCAAGTCACCTGCCTGAGTCACCCTAGCTGGAAACCCCAGAGAGGGAACCTGGGTGAGGGTgaacccacaaaccccaaacccaaagaGGCACCACCATCTGGATCAACCACCACGCTACTTCAGCAATAACAGAATCATTATTAAAGGAGTAATTAAGCAGGCACTGCTCTCTTCACAGCGTGCCTtgacccagcagcagcagcaccacgcTGAAGTCCCTGCAGCAGACGTTTCGGAGCCTGTGGTTTCCAGGACTGCCTGTGCAACTAAGAAACAGCAAAGACCAGGTGCTGCAAGGCAGGGTCAAATAAAGGTGGTTCTGGGGAGAAAATAAGGCCAATTTCGTCCCTAAAACCACCATGAATGTTTCATTTACGGTGCCAGTACAAAACAGTGCGCACctacacagaaaacagaataatttttctcctggaaagctcTAAGTACACCCAAATTCCGCCACACATGCTTGAGGGAATCACAACGGCCGGCCAAGCCCAGGCACCGCGTGTACCTCATAGGGCTGGAGACGCGGTCACACGTACACGAACCCAGGCAACGGCAGCTGGCGGAGGAGAAGCCCCTGAGGGGCAGGGGGGCACGGAGACACCGTCGGGCCTGGCGcggccccagcccggccagAGGGACGCGCTCGGCACCGCCTCCCGGGCAACACTGCGCCGCGCATGCGCCCGCGCCTTTTATAGCCGCGCCGAGCGCCGCGCGAGCGCCGCCACGTTCCCACGCCTGGCCCCGCCTTTTCCGCTGCCAGCCAGTGACAGGGCGGGGCTGCAAGGGGGCGGGGCCAAGCCGTCCCGtggggcggggcgcggccgggcgcggggcggggcggctGCGCGCGGCGCGGCGGCGTCTCCTCAATGGGGCCGCGCGCGCGGCGCCAGGTGCGTGCGGGGcgcgcggcggcggggggcgggcaGGGCGCGGTTGCCATGGAGacagcggggggggggggggagctgTTGCCATAGCGACGGGGCCGCCATAGCGGGGGGTCCCATGGCCGCCGGCCTGAGGGGACGGAGCGGCCTGAGGGGagcgccgggcggcggcggcgccggggctgAGCCGGGGGGCCCGCAAACCTCCGGCAGCGGCGGCCGGCCCGCCTGAggctcggccccgccgcgccgtCGCCCTCTATAAAAGCTCGTTTTTATTGATGCGTCCCCGTGGGAAAGGAGCCTCGGTGTCCTCCCCGCCTGCTGAATCCCCGTGTTGTTGCTTTTCCCGCAGCTTTAGCGAGGAGGGCACAACGGAGAGCACAGGTAAGGGCTCGAGCAAACCCGGAGGTGTGACCCCCCCCTCCCCGCTTCCCTTTCCAGAGGCAGTTCTGGAAAGCCGGCGTGCGTCCGTGGGAGCCTGGGGGATACAGAGCTCCGCCAGGCTTTGCTGTGTCACTGCCTCTCCTCGCTCATGGAGCCGTTGGGAAGCACGTGGAGAATCACAGCGTTGAATAAAATCCTCTGGTGTGTTTTGACTCGCGTCCAAGGAGGCTGAATCCTGTGTTTTtgtggcttggacaggagcgGGGCTTGTCCTCGGGCCCATTGTCCCTGGAGCCTGTGTTTTTAGGATGCTTTTGATCCAGCTCCAGTGCAGCTCCCACGTGGAGGGGTAGGCTTGGGAATTGGCCGGGGACAGCTCAACTTCCAGCTGAAACAGAGTGGCTTTTACACTATCTTATCCCAACACCTTAAGGCTGCTGAACTGAAAAAGAAGCTGGGAATGACATCTTTGCTAGTGGCAGTTCTCAGCACtcaaagaagctgaaaataatGGATGAGCAGTAGATTTGTACTTGTTTCTTCTGGGAATTTGTGGAGGTCTTCTGGAAGAGCCCATCTTCCAGCATGGTGCTGGATCACTTGGCTTCAATTTTAAACATCCAGGTATAGCTTTAGTTGTGTGTTGGGTGCTGAGCATGGAGCTGGTGTCAGCAGTGACTTCTCCTTGAGGTGGGGGAGAAAATGTTCCATTAATTCCCCATTTTGGTTCTGCAGGTTGGGCTCTGGTGTTGACTGTGTGGCGTGGTTGtgttttgcagagctgcagagaggttTTTGTAAATACACACCCTGTGTGATCCTTGGCCTTTGTTTGACACACCTGGTGTTCAGGTGTTTGCTTTTACCTGGGATACACCTTCACATTTCcaacatttctgcagctggatGTGTCTGTGTCCCACGGGGAGTTGCTGTGGTTGGGTTTGTCCAGTTTTGGTGACTTAGGCACAGTTTAAGTCTGGAAGTCTAGAAGGCTTTAGGATAAATTGAGGAATTTCTGTGGTgtggagggagaaagagaaCGCAGCAAACCCACACAGGGAGTCTCTTTTAACCCTGATAAAAGCGATGGGGACAAGGCTGTGACAGTGGAGTGgggcagctgagccaggaaTCCATGGAGTGTTGTGTTTACAGTCTTCACTCCCTGTAGTCTAAATAGCTGGAAAGTTCCCAATGTCTGAAGAAGGCTGGAGAGACACTTCTTATCTTCTCAGTGCCTGTGGCTCCCTCTCCTCCATGGCACCTGTGTTCCCGGGGGAACCTGCAGTacctgctgtggttttttcccaTGGCAGTGTCATGCTCTGAGgtaattccatttaattttggctacctcagctgtgccagcacaatCCATCCCTCTAGCAAGCAGAGTTCTTCCCAGGACTAAAAACTGgaggtttttatttcttggctGAATCCCCATGAATTCTTTTTAAGACCTGTAATAACTTTTTTGGAACTAGGCTGTATTTATAATGGGGTTTTTGTTCCTTTATGGCTCTCTGCACTAAATAATAGACTTGAAGGTTGAAGGTCATTATATCAGAAAACCTTACAAGGTGATTATAATTCCAAAAGGTGTTTTTTCGTAagtttaaaattgcttttcaaatgTCATTTAGAGGCACTTAAAATTGATTTGATGGCTCCATTCCTGCTGTTAATAGCATGGGAATGTGCAGGGTGAGTGAgatggcagcactgctgaggcagGTGGAAGCAAACAGGGGAGCTCTAGGTGGGAGTTTACAAACAACCTTGATATTCGAGGCTCAACTGATGATTCACAATGCAAAGATAATTATGAGCTTAAATTATATCCAATTTAGAAAGCAAGGCAGGATTTACCTTTGGCTGTAGCTCTGCTTCTGCACAGGGGCTGAGGGCAGACCTGACACCAGCAGGAGCTCAAACTTCCCTCTGAATCACTCCAGTTGTCTATTGTTAGTCCCTGCCTTTTCTAAAGCATCTTTACACCACTAAATAAAATCTGGCTGGCTTTGTCGAAGCAGCCTGTCCTTCCAGAAAAATCAGCTAATCCAAAAGGAGAGATGGGACCCtcctgggaaggaagaagaggggCTTTCCCCCCTTTATCCTGACTGTGCTTGGCTGCAGTCACTCAGCAGGGATTTGATGGGGGGTCTGACAGATCTGTGTCCAGCAGGtcctcctgccttcctgagAGTCACTGCTTTGGTCTTTGGAGATGTAACCCCCCCAAAATAGTTCACCTGACAGGTTGCAGGTATTCAGGGGTGATGAGGCTGCAGAGGTTCATtgtcagagcagcactgagctcctgGGCCGAATGTGGGTTGGAAAAAGGCAGGGCACAATGTTCAAAAGAGGGTGTGATGGAGGAGTCCTGCCTGGCATGGGCAAAACCAGGGGGATCCTCACTTGCTAAAAGCCTTTGACACTTTTATCCAAAATCTGAGCCCTACAGTAAGGCCCAGTAAGATAAAAAGGTGATTATTTGGAGTGATGAGCAGCACGTGTTCAGTAATGTTCCAGGAGGTAGGCAGTGAAAAGCAGCTCTTGGAGGTGTTCTGCTGTCAGTACAATGATTTATTATTGAGCAACGTGGTGtggtggaaagtgtccctgcccaaggcagggggtGGAACGACACGAGCTCTAAGGTCCTGTCCggcccaaaccattccataatgCCATTGTGTAAAGTTTTCCAAAGGGGTCCAAGGGTAAAGGCTGCACACACAGTGTGTCTGAGCACCTGACAGTGTCACTTTGCCCTGTTCTCATCATCCAGCACTGAAAGGTGGTGCTTTCCTAGAATACTGGCTGGTTTCTCACATGATCCATGCCAACACTTACAGGTCCTACCTGGACAGACCTTCCCATTGTCAcctgctgggctgccagggagcaatCACAGCATGTCATCTCTAGAACAAACCTACAGATCCCCCTGAGATGGCAAAACCTGCAAAAACTCGGTGAATTTGGGtcagcagctcttcctcagcctttcctctggCCAAAAGCCCTTGTCTGACAGAGTTTTTGATGGACTCTTCATTACAATtggcaaagaaaaagcagaggaggGTGAACAGTCCTGttctttttcattcccttttcaTAGACTTATTTGGGAGAAGCAGAGTGGGAGAGTACTGCGTGCTGGCAGAGCTTTTGTGTTTTATGTGACGGGCTGTTGAAAGAGTTCTCAAACTGCACTTCCTTTCTGTGGGCTTTAAGGTCATTTCCCAGTGCTTGCAGACTCATGGCGGGCTGGGAAACCCTTCTCTCATCACCAGGGAATGAAATGCTCTCCGTGGCTTTTTGGAGCCAACAAAAATCTCTTTGtcttctcttccctcccacTGTTTCCCAAGCAGCAAGTTTGCTGACAGGCTTTGTCGGGAAGGGGGGAGTGCTTCTCCTAGACCCAGGCTCTCGGGAAAAATGAGCGGCTGAGGTGAAACGAAGGGGCTGGCAAAGTGTGTTTTGCTGAGGCAATCACACCTGGGAAAAACAGCCAAGGATTTTATGGTAAAAGAGGTTAAGGAAGAGGATGAGACTGCGGAACAAAGTTCAGAGACAAAAACATGCAATTCTCAGCCCAGAGGTGATCTTGGAACGATAACAAACCTGAGATTTATCCACCTGTGCAAAGCTGGTTCTGTAAAACCTTGTTGTCCAGGTGGTGGTGTCCATGTGCAGTGACTTCGCTTGTGGTGATTTGTCTGCTGCAGAAACTGGATGGCTTCTACGGTGAGCCTGGGCAAGGAAACATTACTGGAAGATGGAATGCCACCTGCAAAAAAGCCCAGGTAAATTTATTTATGCTCCAGTGAGTTTGTGCTAATAAGAGCCTTTTCCTTTGCCTCGCATGGTTCTTTAAGGATTGTGACCCCTGGCGACCGCGGCTGTTTCGTTTCCTGATCcaagagctgtgtgctggcttCTGGCCGTGCCCTCGGCTTTCCTGCTGTTTGTGGAACAAACACCTTCACGCCCAGAATGTactttttttggggtttttaccCTCAGCCAGGGGATGGGGTCGCTCtcaaagctgtgttttgctgccCTGTCTTCATGGTCCTGTCCACTCGGAGTGTCAGCTTGGACACGGTGGTTGTGCTTTTTCACTTGAGTTGGATGGTGGTTTCCAGGAGGACAGGGTGTTACTCAAATTAATATGGTTGAGCTGCATGTAAAGGCTAAACAATTCACTCTGAGGCTCCCTGTGCTTAAAAGTAGGTGGTCTTAGAGTTCCGTGAGTGGGAATCTGAATGGTGGATAATTCTGTCCATCAGAGACTGGGACTGTGACTGCTGCAGGCTCAAAAGTTCTTGTGAACAAGCAGCTAATTCAGCTGGGGGGTTGTCTCCCACtaatttgatttatttgcaAGTTCTGGAGGGCTGCAGGGTAGTTCTGTGCGGTCTCGAGGTTGATCTGTGACCCTGGAATGTGCAGAAAAGACGCTgggagattattttttccttgctcaggATATCAAGGTAGAAACAAGTGCATTTATCAGCAGGGCAGGCATGCAGGACATTCAGACTTGGGTGTTTGTTATTAATTTGGATTTCAGTCTCTGTATTTCCAATAATGTTTTTATACTAGCTCATTAGCCTGAATACTAATTTATTCCTCACAAAAGGCTTGCAGTCCTCAAATTAAACCCCGTTTATCAGCAGTTACAGTGAAGCCCTTCTCGAGGAAAGGGTTAACAAGTCTGTTTCAtaggcaggagctgaggggaggCACAGCTCCGTCTGTGTGGTGTTGGTTTCCTCTCCCCTTTTCACTAAATATCACGTGTTTGCTGATAAAGCCCATTTCTTCCATACAAGTTGCTTTCCCGGGCTGCTGCTCCaatcctgggaagctgcagaaagcagctggaCACCAGGCAAGGCAAGGAGCAACACATCTGCTTAATAAATGATAAAGGTCACATTTAAAAGGTCTGTGCAGGTGTAAAGCCAGAAAAATAGGGAGGAGGGGATGAGGAATAAGGAgaacagagccctgcagccctttcATGTGACTATGTATCATCTGGGATATGCTAAAAAATTGGCCTTGAGCATCCTGCTGACATTGCAGGCATCACAGGGAAGGGATCACTGGTACAGCTGAGGGAGTTCCTCAGCAAACTGGGGCTAGGCCCCTCCAGGGCAGAGCTAGGAGGAAGCCttcccttgcttttctctgtgctggggtATGTGGAGCTGTTGTCTCAAGGCCCCTGTTCTGCACCTTGTTTAAACCAGGTTGCATTTCTGACCTGCATGGGATCTGGCACACGTTTTATCTCGGGACACAGAGCGTGTGTGTGTCTCATTCTCTTGTGCTCACCACCCCTTTCCCATGCCCTCCAGCCCTCCATGTAACTTTTATTAATAGACTTCCCTTATTCCAGACTTTTAGTGGATTAGCTTTGCTGCAGAAGCACCCCAGGGCATCATTGACTTCCCCAGTAACCATCCTGGTAACAGATTTGATTCCCAAAATGTTGTAATTACAGACCTTGTATTGGGAGCATTTGTGCTGCTGATCCATGCAGCTGCCTGCTATCCTCTAAGGATACCAAGCTGCTCCTCTCATGCTCTGTTTATCAGAGAGCCCCAAGGGATATTTGATTCAAAATTTAGGCACAGGGTACCTCACTCTCCCTCAGTCTGCATGTGCCACCACCCCAGACACCCTTCCACTCATGATGGTACCAGCTgtgctcctttctccttttgcaGGAAGCTGTTGCCAAGTCTCAAAACCAAGAAGCCTCGGGAACTTGTTTTGGTGATTGGGACAGGAATTAGTGCTGCAGTTGCTCCCCAGGTCCCAGCACTGAAGTCCTGGAAGGGGCTGATTCAGGCCCTCCTGGATGCTGCTATTGACTTTGATCTCCTGGAAGATGAAGAGAGCAAACGGTTCCAGAAGTGTCTTCACGAAGACAAGAACCTGGTCCATGTTGCCCATGACCTTATTCAGAAGCTGTCTCCGGTCAGTGTGCTTGTGCCTGCCCTGAGCATAGGATCTGGCTTTTGGAAATAGCCAGGTTTGGTTCTCCAGCAATGGTGCCCCCATCCCAACAATTCCCCTTTGTACAAAGAGCTGCAGGTGCACTTACTGTGCCAGGTGCCTGAGACATAACCCTGCTGTGGATGTGGGGTTTGGGTGTTTCACCTGGACCACGATGATTAAAGGGATAGAGCACcttcctatgaggaaaggctgagaaaactGGGATTGTTAAACATGGAGAAGAAGGCTTCAGtggtgacctaattgtggccttccaatacctgaagggagctgacaagaaagatggggagagactgtggacaagggcctggagtgacaggacaaggggggtGGCTTCCCACTTccccagagggcagggatagatgggatattgggaagaaattcttccttgtaaAGGTGGTGAGAtagcccagagaagctgtggctgccccatccctgggagtgttccaggccagactggaggggtttggagcaacctgggatactgaaacgtgtccctgcccatggcacagagTGGGACCAGATGGCAGAGTGGGCTTTAAGGTatttcccaacccaaaccagtctgggattccgTGATCCTACGACTATGCTGAAGGAGAGCATCCACCTGGTGCAGCCAAGGCTCTGTGTTTGCCCTACAAGGACCCGGAGCTTTGCAGGGTGTTGGGGAAACGTGGGTAGTTTTTTGTGGGTAGTTTTTCATGGGGCCATTTGGCATGAGGTGTTACAGGGCTGAGCTCTGATCTCAGTCTCTCTCCCCTTCTCAGCGCACAAGCAACGTTCGCTCAACCTTTTTCAAGGACTGTTTATACGAGGTGTTTGATGACCTGGAATCCAAAATGGAAGAttctgggaagcagctgcttcagtCTGTGCTTCACTTGATGGAAAACGGGGCCCTTGTGTTAACCACAAACTTTGATAACCTGCTGGAGCTGTATGCAGCACACCAGGGGAAGCACCTTGAGTCTCTTGACCTGACTGATGAAAAGAAGGTAAAGGATGATTATTTCTTTTGTCAGGGACTGTGGTGGTGCAGAATGTGCTCTCATGCTGCCTGAGGGCATTGTACTGATTGTAGTGGTTTAACTGGTGGCAGACAAGCTCCAGGCAGAGGCTCTGACTGTCCAGGGCAGCAAGCAGAGGAATGAGGAGGAACGCTGCTTTCTGGAACGCTGGTTTGCTGGCTGCCATCCAGTGCTCAGGAGGAGTCCTTAAGCCTGCTATTCCTTTGATCTCTGTCCTTGAAACTTCTGGCTTGGCCTTGCTTCCACATAAGGCTCGGGTTGATGTTTCTAACCCATATGAGAAACTCCACACAAGATACAAAGctgaactttttatttttataaggtGCTGCACAGTGCTTTTCTTGATGGGCGTTCAGGGCTGCAGCCTTCAAGGCTCCCCCCTTGCCCATGTCCTCTTCCTGCAGTGGCTGGAAtggctcctcctgctgcactcTCAGAGCTACTCTCTTTATGCAAAaatccctcctcctgccccagtcAGGCTGTGAAACCCTGAACTCTGCACCTGCCCACCTCATCTCTCCGTCACGCATTTTACTGGTGGGGAGCATCTCATCCTTCTGTTTGCATGTTAAACACCCTCAATATCTGTGTCCTGTGCAGTCCTTGCTCTCTTTTAATTCTCATTTCTCTGCTTCACGTTTCCTGCGTGACCTCTTAATCTACATGGCTCGAAGTACTTACAGTGTTACTAGTAAGCATTCTAATTATTGCAAGCTTAAACGAGCTGAGGTCTGCAGGAGTAAACCGAGAGCCTCGGAAGCAGCTGTCTGAAATGGAGGTCAGCTCAGCTGGTGACTGCCTCAGAGCCAGTAGGGGCCACAAAATACAACTTGGTAGGCTTGACAAACATGCTGACATAGGATTTGtagttttttcccctttttctggTCAATCTGGCATTTTGATTCAGTCTTCTCATCACATTCACCAATCAGCTGAAGTGTTGACCCAAAAGAGTAccccaggctgtggctgcaggccATGGGCTAGAGGCTGATGGAGGAGAAAAGATGAGGAAGAAGCAGCCTCTTTGGAGTGCTTCCCCAAAATGTTGCATTTAGCAGTGCTGTGGTGGCCAATGTGATACACTCACCACGTTGCTGCGGGTTTGTGTTGTGCAGGTGCTGGAGTGGGCACAAGAGAAGAGGAAGCTCAGCGTCCTGCACATCCACGGCGTCTACACCAACCCCAGCGGCATCGTCCTGCACCCGGCCGGCTACCAGAACGTGCTGCGCA
Proteins encoded in this region:
- the FAM118B gene encoding protein FAM118B isoform X1; its protein translation is MASTVSLGKETLLEDGMPPAKKPRKLLPSLKTKKPRELVLVIGTGISAAVAPQVPALKSWKGLIQALLDAAIDFDLLEDEESKRFQKCLHEDKNLVHVAHDLIQKLSPRTSNVRSTFFKDCLYEVFDDLESKMEDSGKQLLQSVLHLMENGALVLTTNFDNLLELYAAHQGKHLESLDLTDEKKVLEWAQEKRKLSVLHIHGVYTNPSGIVLHPAGYQNVLRNTEVMREIQKLYENKSFLFLGCGWTVDDTTFQALFLEAVKHKSDLEHFMLVRRGDVDEFKKLRENMLDKGIKVISYGDDYADLPEYFERLTSEIATRGRAGVPKEGQQLNGSAAAHAEVKGCSP
- the FAM118B gene encoding protein FAM118B isoform X2, with protein sequence MASTVSLGKETLLEDGMPPAKKPRKLLPSLKTKKPRELVLVIGTGISAAVAPQVPALKSWKGLIQALLDAAIDFDLLEDEESKRFQKCLHEDKNLVHVAHDLIQKLSPRTSNVRSTFFKDCLYEVFDDLESKMEDSGKQLLQSVLHLMENGALVLTTNFDNLLELYAAHQGKHLESLDLTDEKKVLEWAQEKRKLSVLHIHGVYTNPSGIVLHPAGYQNVLRNTEVMALFLEAVKHKSDLEHFMLVRRGDVDEFKKLRENMLDKGIKVISYGDDYADLPEYFERLTSEIATRGRAGVPKEGQQLNGSAAAHAEVKGCSP